A single window of Chitinophaga sp. XS-30 DNA harbors:
- a CDS encoding nuclear transport factor 2 family protein has product MKYLLSIIMLSSFFNFAAAQTKDEAAVASAVEALRKAMVDADQAELDRLTATKLSYGHSSGKIEDKAAFIGSLLSGQSDFVSIDLSDQTIAVTGQTAVVRHTLNAKSNDGGKPGSVHLHIMLVWGRDGGKWKLVGRQAVKVPQQ; this is encoded by the coding sequence ATGAAATACTTATTATCCATTATCATGTTGAGTTCCTTCTTCAATTTTGCCGCTGCACAGACCAAAGATGAAGCTGCCGTGGCCAGTGCTGTGGAAGCATTGCGAAAAGCCATGGTGGACGCGGATCAGGCGGAGCTGGACCGGTTGACGGCCACGAAGCTGAGCTACGGCCATTCTTCCGGCAAGATTGAAGACAAGGCCGCTTTTATCGGGAGCCTGCTCAGCGGGCAGTCGGATTTTGTGAGCATTGACCTCAGCGATCAGACTATTGCCGTAACCGGACAAACGGCCGTCGTACGGCATACACTGAACGCCAAAAGCAATGATGGCGGCAAACCAGGTTCCGTGCACCTCCACATCATGCTGGTATGGGGCCGGGATGGCGGAAAATGGAAGCTCGTCGGCAGGCAGGCCGTAAAGGTTCCCCAACAGTAA
- a CDS encoding FAD-binding and (Fe-S)-binding domain-containing protein, with the protein MIKREKLIQLGQALKGVLYFDDTMRTLYATDASAYREMPLAVAIPEDEEDIRTLIRFAREHKTSLIPRTAGTSLAGQVVGKGIIVDVSRTFTRILEINTAEKWVRVQPGVIRDELNLFLKPYGFYFGPETSTANRAMIGGMVGNNSCGSNSVVYGSTREHLLSVKAILSDGSDAVFEALSPEAFHAKCEANDGKLETALYKQIRTLLGNADNQQEIRKQFPKPEILRRNTGYAIDMLLETAPFTYGREDFNFCKLIAGSEGTLAFLTEIRLNISPLPPKETGLMCVHFNTIDESLRANIIAMRYKPSASELIDHFILECTKDNIEQRKNRFFVQGDPGAILVVEFCRDTREEITAIAAQMQAEMQAAGLGYHFPLLFGEDTKKIWTLRKAGLGLLSNLPGDEKAVPVIEDTAVAVEDLPAYIAEFNQILQRYDLFSVHYAHAGSGEIHLRPILNLKTKEGNELFRIIAQEIAALVKKYNGSLSGEHGDGRLRGEFIEQMIGPKNYALLKEVKYAWDPENIFNPHKIVDTPSMNSMLRYEPGQKAPDLKTVFHFPQQTILQHAEQCNGSGDCRKTHLSGGTMCPSYMATRNEKDTTRARANILREFLTQSTKENRFDHQEIYDVLDLCLACKGCKSECPSNVDVAKMKMEFLQHYYDANGVSLRTWMIGNFRMLTSLAAIAPGMYNWLVKTAAPSRLIKKISGFALERSMPTLEKKTLRKWLQQHPQTGKQQRKVYLFCDEFTNYNDTHVGIKAVQLLRRLGYEVIPVDHPESARALLSKGFLRKAKVIAEKNVRLFSRLISEKIPLVGIEPSAILGFRDEYPDLVGETLREDAKQLAKHVYMIDEFLSIEADLGHIHSGMFRPAQQKIRLHGHCQQKALSGVLHSKKILSLPEGYEVEIIPSGCCGMAGSFGYEKEHYDVSMKIGELVLFPAVRNAAEGTLIAAPGTSCRHQIKDGTGAHALHPVEILHDALA; encoded by the coding sequence ATGATCAAGCGTGAAAAGCTGATACAACTCGGCCAGGCTCTCAAAGGCGTGTTGTATTTCGATGATACCATGCGTACCCTCTATGCCACGGATGCCTCCGCCTACCGGGAGATGCCCCTGGCAGTGGCTATTCCGGAAGACGAAGAAGATATCAGGACCCTGATCCGTTTCGCCCGTGAGCATAAAACCTCCCTCATTCCCCGCACCGCCGGCACTTCGCTGGCCGGGCAAGTGGTGGGCAAAGGCATTATTGTGGATGTTTCACGGACGTTCACCCGCATCCTGGAGATCAATACCGCTGAAAAGTGGGTACGGGTGCAGCCCGGTGTGATCCGCGATGAGCTGAACCTTTTTCTGAAGCCCTACGGCTTCTATTTCGGGCCGGAGACCTCTACCGCCAACCGCGCCATGATCGGCGGAATGGTGGGCAACAACTCCTGCGGCTCCAATTCCGTGGTGTACGGCAGTACCCGGGAGCACCTGCTCTCCGTAAAAGCCATCCTGAGCGACGGCTCCGATGCGGTATTCGAAGCCCTCAGCCCGGAAGCCTTTCATGCCAAATGCGAAGCCAATGACGGAAAACTGGAAACAGCGCTGTACAAACAAATCCGCACCCTGCTAGGCAACGCGGACAATCAGCAGGAGATCCGGAAACAGTTCCCAAAACCGGAGATCCTCCGCCGCAATACCGGCTATGCCATTGACATGCTGCTGGAAACAGCGCCGTTCACCTATGGCCGGGAAGATTTCAATTTCTGCAAACTGATCGCCGGCTCTGAAGGCACACTGGCCTTTCTCACCGAGATACGGCTGAACATATCCCCCCTTCCACCGAAAGAAACCGGTCTGATGTGCGTGCATTTCAATACGATCGATGAATCGCTGCGCGCCAATATCATCGCCATGCGCTATAAACCAAGCGCCAGTGAACTGATCGACCATTTCATCCTGGAATGCACAAAAGACAATATCGAACAGCGCAAGAACCGCTTCTTTGTACAGGGCGACCCCGGCGCCATCCTGGTAGTGGAGTTCTGCCGCGACACCCGGGAGGAGATCACGGCCATCGCCGCACAAATGCAGGCGGAAATGCAGGCGGCGGGACTGGGATATCATTTTCCCCTCCTTTTCGGTGAGGACACCAAAAAGATATGGACTCTCCGGAAAGCCGGACTGGGCCTGCTCAGCAACCTGCCCGGCGATGAAAAGGCCGTGCCGGTGATAGAAGATACCGCTGTGGCCGTGGAAGATCTTCCCGCTTATATTGCGGAATTCAACCAGATCCTGCAGCGATACGATCTTTTCTCCGTACACTATGCCCATGCCGGCAGCGGTGAGATACACCTCCGGCCGATCCTCAACCTGAAGACCAAAGAAGGGAATGAGCTCTTCCGCATCATTGCACAGGAGATCGCCGCCCTCGTAAAAAAATATAACGGTTCCCTCAGCGGCGAGCATGGTGACGGGCGTTTGCGGGGCGAGTTCATCGAGCAGATGATCGGTCCGAAGAACTACGCTTTGCTGAAGGAGGTCAAATACGCCTGGGACCCGGAAAATATCTTCAATCCGCACAAGATCGTGGATACGCCATCCATGAACAGCATGCTGCGGTATGAACCGGGCCAGAAAGCGCCGGACCTGAAAACCGTATTCCACTTCCCGCAGCAGACCATCCTGCAGCATGCGGAACAGTGCAATGGCTCCGGAGACTGCCGCAAGACGCACCTGAGCGGCGGCACCATGTGCCCCAGTTATATGGCTACCCGCAACGAAAAGGATACCACCCGCGCCCGCGCCAACATCCTGCGGGAGTTCCTGACCCAATCCACAAAAGAGAACAGGTTCGACCATCAGGAGATATATGATGTGCTGGACCTCTGCCTGGCCTGCAAGGGATGTAAGTCCGAATGCCCCTCCAATGTGGATGTAGCGAAGATGAAGATGGAATTCCTCCAGCATTATTACGATGCCAACGGCGTATCCCTCCGTACCTGGATGATCGGCAATTTCAGGATGCTGACCAGCCTGGCCGCCATCGCCCCGGGCATGTACAACTGGCTGGTGAAAACAGCCGCGCCTTCCCGGCTGATCAAAAAGATATCCGGCTTTGCATTGGAACGCTCCATGCCAACGCTGGAAAAGAAAACACTGCGCAAATGGCTGCAACAGCACCCGCAGACCGGCAAGCAGCAAAGAAAAGTTTACCTGTTCTGCGACGAGTTCACCAATTATAACGATACCCATGTAGGCATTAAAGCCGTACAGCTGCTGCGCAGGTTGGGCTACGAGGTAATACCCGTCGATCATCCGGAAAGCGCCCGCGCGCTGCTCTCCAAAGGTTTTCTGCGGAAAGCAAAGGTCATCGCCGAAAAGAACGTGCGCCTGTTCAGCCGGCTCATCTCGGAGAAAATCCCGCTGGTGGGCATTGAGCCTTCGGCCATCCTGGGTTTCCGGGACGAGTACCCGGACCTCGTGGGCGAAACCCTGCGGGAAGACGCGAAGCAGCTGGCCAAACATGTATATATGATAGACGAGTTCCTGTCCATCGAGGCGGACCTCGGGCATATCCACAGCGGCATGTTCCGGCCGGCGCAGCAAAAGATCAGGCTGCACGGGCATTGCCAGCAGAAAGCCCTGTCCGGCGTATTGCACAGCAAAAAGATACTGAGCCTCCCCGAAGGCTACGAGGTGGAGATCATCCCTTCCGGATGCTGCGGCATGGCCGGTTCTTTCGGATATGAAAAAGAACACTATGATGTATCGATGAAGATCGGTGAACTGGTGTTATTCCCCGCCGTGCGCAACGCTGCCGAAGGAACACTGATCGCTGCGCCCGGCACCAGTTGCAGGCACCAGATCAAAGACGGAACAGGAGCGCATGCCCTGCATCCGGTGGAAATATTGCACGATGCGCTGGCCTGA
- a CDS encoding DUF72 domain-containing protein — MQFGRVNPATLNDIDFKLPAEPVFNKAALRGKPSGRPDFRLGCTSWNRKEWVGNVFPKGTKEKDFLTRYAKVYNSIELNATHYRIYPPDTIRKWKEKVAGQDFLFCPKVPQGISHYSNLVNAMDQTSAFLEGVVEFGEHLGPIFLQLSESFGPSRKSNLFNYLASLPVDLEFFVEVRHPDWFSDPRHSQELFSTLRNLNMGAVITDTAGRRDMVHMHLPIAHTFIRYVGNHLHPTDYSRVDDWLNRIRYWMDHGLENTWFFMHMPDETAVPELSAYLAGRLEAICGLKVPYPQTHSDNTLF, encoded by the coding sequence ATGCAATTCGGACGCGTCAACCCGGCCACACTGAATGATATCGACTTCAAACTGCCTGCAGAACCGGTTTTCAACAAAGCCGCGCTCAGGGGCAAACCCTCCGGCCGGCCGGATTTCCGGCTTGGCTGCACCAGCTGGAACCGGAAAGAATGGGTAGGCAACGTATTTCCAAAAGGTACAAAGGAAAAGGATTTCCTTACCCGGTACGCAAAAGTCTACAACAGCATTGAGCTGAATGCCACACATTACCGCATATATCCGCCGGACACGATCCGGAAATGGAAGGAAAAGGTGGCCGGGCAGGACTTCCTCTTTTGCCCGAAGGTGCCGCAGGGCATCAGCCATTACAGCAACCTGGTAAATGCCATGGACCAGACCAGCGCCTTCCTGGAAGGGGTTGTGGAGTTCGGGGAACACCTGGGGCCCATCTTCCTGCAGTTGAGCGAAAGTTTCGGCCCATCGCGGAAAAGCAACCTGTTCAACTACCTGGCCTCCCTGCCGGTGGACCTGGAGTTCTTTGTGGAGGTCCGCCACCCGGACTGGTTCAGCGATCCCCGGCACAGCCAGGAGCTTTTCAGCACCCTGCGCAACCTCAATATGGGCGCCGTGATCACGGATACAGCAGGGCGGCGGGATATGGTGCATATGCACCTCCCCATCGCCCACACTTTTATCCGTTACGTAGGCAACCACCTCCATCCTACGGATTACAGCCGTGTGGACGACTGGCTGAACCGGATCAGGTACTGGATGGACCATGGGCTGGAAAATACCTGGTTCTTCATGCATATGCCCGATGAAACGGCCGTCCCTGAACTGAGCGCCTACCTCGCAGGCAGGCTGGAAGCCATTTGCGGGTTAAAAGTGCCTTATCCGCAGACCCATTCTGATAATACCCTCTTTTAA
- a CDS encoding ATP-binding protein: MRTPPGNRRLLYRYILLAVLILLLISIVLIGYYKQQRFRQLHAAVTELTDVRSQVEQIDHAIQNMYAAENNFRLFTLTYQHEHLVNYITALRGITERLDSVEAQNRREGNLKGLLVDKAYKTGIYLEVRSMMDSLLALNTGWDTSQRTEVFRAPVIPIAREKVRVDSIISRTPVVPVKRKKLFGRLADAISNKSAKTDTVAGRQIVKTSVSLDTTGDGLQYSQQQMQKIHDYYNRAFRQISQGHAQLNRKEYDMVVSNDRLLKTLLSNLQLLKEDEMEAARQRQLALRNDIGAKLNELNTETLYIILLIGGLGLAILTLLWRNYRTGISLNSARHQAMRFSKLKSDFVASMSHEIRTPLSSVIGFSEQLGKTRLNTEQSEYVGAINLSANMLLSVVNNVLDFSKLEENKLTLESAPFSPGKVIDDIARGLHIKATEKGIGLQAACNFPREVTVNGDAFRLKQILFNLVGNAIKFTSRGEVTITATLRQIQGKMLLEVTVTDTGVGIDKKNLSHIFEEFTQAGAGSARAEGTGLGLTIVKKIIDLHGGEIQVTSTPGKGSAFRFSIPYKPSDAQMVLITKRPQEPAAVTMPRVSHVLLADDNTLNRRLLELILKKLKVNYRSAENGKEALKLLEEHDFDIVLTDIQMPVMDGLTLTHQIRLLKDPKKASLPILAITGNVVKEDLDKYMAAGMNGYILKPFREQDVLEKITSFSGKESPPVVESGAKK; this comes from the coding sequence ATGCGTACACCACCCGGGAACAGACGGCTTTTATACAGGTATATTCTGCTGGCCGTGCTGATACTCCTGCTGATCAGCATTGTGCTCATCGGTTATTACAAACAACAGCGGTTCAGGCAGCTTCATGCCGCCGTTACAGAGCTGACGGATGTGCGCAGCCAGGTAGAACAGATAGATCATGCCATTCAGAACATGTATGCTGCGGAAAATAACTTCCGTCTCTTTACCCTCACTTATCAGCATGAACATCTTGTCAATTATATCACGGCGCTGCGGGGCATCACGGAAAGGCTGGATTCTGTGGAAGCGCAGAACCGCCGGGAAGGCAATCTGAAAGGCCTGCTGGTGGATAAGGCCTATAAAACGGGCATATACCTGGAAGTCCGTTCCATGATGGATTCTCTGCTGGCGCTGAACACCGGGTGGGATACTTCACAGCGGACCGAAGTTTTCCGTGCACCGGTCATCCCCATCGCCCGGGAAAAGGTCAGGGTAGATTCTATCATTTCCCGTACCCCCGTTGTACCCGTGAAACGAAAAAAACTGTTCGGCCGGCTGGCGGATGCTATTTCCAATAAATCCGCCAAAACGGATACGGTTGCCGGCAGGCAGATCGTCAAAACCAGCGTGTCGCTGGATACCACCGGGGATGGCCTGCAGTATAGCCAGCAACAGATGCAGAAGATACACGACTATTATAACCGGGCCTTCCGGCAAATATCACAGGGGCATGCGCAGCTGAACCGGAAAGAATACGATATGGTCGTTTCCAATGACCGGTTGCTGAAAACATTGCTCAGCAACCTTCAACTGCTGAAGGAGGATGAAATGGAAGCCGCCCGCCAACGGCAGCTGGCGCTCCGGAACGACATCGGTGCAAAGCTGAACGAGCTGAATACGGAAACCCTGTATATTATCCTGCTGATCGGAGGTCTCGGCCTGGCGATCCTTACCTTGTTATGGCGGAATTATCGCACCGGCATATCCCTTAACAGCGCCCGGCATCAGGCCATGCGATTTTCGAAGCTGAAAAGTGATTTTGTGGCCAGCATGAGCCATGAGATCAGAACACCGCTCAGTTCCGTGATAGGCTTTTCCGAACAACTGGGAAAAACCAGGTTGAATACCGAGCAGTCCGAATACGTTGGCGCTATTAATTTATCCGCCAATATGCTGCTTTCCGTTGTCAACAACGTACTGGATTTTTCCAAGCTGGAAGAGAACAAGCTCACCCTGGAAAGCGCTCCTTTCTCTCCCGGAAAAGTCATCGACGATATTGCCCGGGGGCTCCATATCAAAGCAACGGAAAAAGGCATCGGACTACAGGCCGCCTGCAATTTTCCCAGAGAAGTGACCGTGAACGGCGATGCATTCCGGCTTAAACAGATCCTGTTCAATCTTGTAGGAAATGCCATCAAGTTCACCAGCCGCGGCGAAGTAACCATTACCGCCACCCTGCGCCAGATACAGGGCAAAATGTTGCTGGAAGTAACGGTGACCGACACTGGTGTGGGCATTGACAAAAAAAATCTTTCGCATATTTTCGAAGAATTCACACAGGCAGGGGCTGGCAGTGCCAGGGCGGAAGGCACCGGGCTGGGGCTGACCATCGTGAAGAAGATCATAGACCTGCACGGAGGGGAGATACAAGTCACCAGTACGCCAGGCAAAGGTTCTGCCTTCCGGTTCTCCATTCCCTACAAACCTTCGGATGCGCAGATGGTACTGATCACCAAGAGGCCCCAGGAACCCGCTGCAGTTACCATGCCCAGGGTATCGCATGTACTGCTGGCGGACGACAATACGCTTAACCGCAGGCTGCTGGAACTGATCCTGAAAAAGCTGAAAGTAAATTACCGGTCCGCAGAAAACGGGAAAGAAGCGCTGAAGCTGCTGGAAGAACATGATTTCGATATTGTGCTTACCGACATACAGATGCCCGTGATGGACGGCCTTACACTCACACATCAGATCCGCCTCCTGAAAGACCCGAAAAAAGCATCCCTGCCCATACTCGCCATCACCGGCAATGTAGTGAAAGAAGACCTGGACAAGTATATGGCCGCAGGCATGAATGGCTATATTCTCAAACCCTTCCGCGAACAGGATGTACTGGAAAAGATCACGTCTTTCAGCGGCAAGGAAAGCCCGCCGGTCGTTGAATCCGGCGCAAAAAAATAA
- the murI gene encoding glutamate racemase yields the protein MNKKQGPIGVFDSGYGGLTVLKEIVKTLPQYDYIYLGDNSRAPYGIRSFETVYHYTLECVQHLFNMGCHLVVLACNTASAKALRTIQQNDLPKIDPERRVLGIIRPTTEIVGKYTRSRQVGIFGTTGTVNSQSYPIEIEKFFPDVTVYQQACPMWVPLVENDEYNSDGADFFIRKYVRQLMVQSADIDTIVLGCTHYPLLIGKLQQHLPPGVQLLSQGSIAAAGLKDYLQRHPEMAEKCSTGGTREFFTTDDTETFDRQAGIFFEAPVKSRHLSL from the coding sequence ATGAATAAAAAGCAAGGCCCGATAGGCGTGTTCGATTCCGGTTATGGCGGATTGACGGTACTGAAGGAAATCGTAAAAACGCTGCCGCAGTATGATTATATCTACCTGGGAGACAACAGCCGGGCGCCTTACGGGATCCGCTCTTTTGAAACTGTGTACCATTATACACTGGAATGCGTGCAGCATTTGTTCAATATGGGTTGCCACCTGGTGGTGCTGGCCTGTAATACGGCTTCTGCCAAAGCCTTACGCACCATCCAGCAAAACGACCTGCCGAAGATCGATCCGGAACGCAGGGTGCTGGGAATTATCCGGCCAACTACGGAGATCGTCGGCAAATACACCCGCAGCCGGCAGGTGGGCATTTTCGGCACCACAGGAACAGTTAATTCGCAGAGTTATCCTATCGAGATAGAAAAATTCTTTCCGGATGTCACCGTGTACCAGCAGGCCTGCCCGATGTGGGTGCCGCTGGTGGAAAACGATGAGTATAACAGCGATGGCGCCGATTTTTTCATCCGGAAATACGTCCGCCAGCTGATGGTACAATCGGCTGATATCGATACGATCGTATTGGGATGCACGCATTATCCCCTGCTCATCGGTAAGCTGCAGCAACATCTGCCGCCGGGTGTGCAGTTGCTTTCACAGGGAAGCATTGCAGCAGCCGGTTTGAAAGACTATCTGCAAAGACATCCGGAAATGGCGGAAAAATGCAGCACCGGCGGAACAAGAGAATTCTTTACCACGGACGATACCGAGACCTTCGACCGGCAGGCAGGCATCTTTTTTGAGGCGCCTGTCAAAAGCAGGCACCTGTCCTTATAA
- a CDS encoding O-acetylhomoserine aminocarboxypropyltransferase/cysteine synthase family protein produces MSNTPLRFETLQVHAGYQPEATTKAAAVPIYQTTSYTFDDAAHAADLFQLKQFGNIYTRIMNPTTDVFEKRVAALEGGVGGLAVASGQAAQFIALHNILLPGDNFVTSSYLYGGTYNQFKVSFKRIGVEARFADLDDPASFEAQIDDRTKAIYVETIGNPGFAIPDFEKIAALAKKHDLPLVVDNTFGAAGYLFRPIEHGANIVVQAATKWIGGHGNSIGGIIVDGGNYNWGNGKFKQFTDPDDAYHGMKFWEVFGVESPFGNIAYIIRARVTGLRSWGPSLAPQNAFLFLQGLETLSLRVQRTVENALSLATWLQQHPSVESVNYPGLPGNKYHELGKKYLKHGFGGVLSFKIKGGKDAADKFVQSLQLIYHLANVGDSKTLIIHPATTTHQQLSEEEQRAAGVEPGLLRISLGIEHIDDIKADMEQAFGKV; encoded by the coding sequence ATGTCAAACACACCATTACGATTTGAGACCTTGCAGGTCCATGCCGGTTACCAACCAGAGGCCACCACGAAAGCAGCAGCTGTGCCTATTTACCAGACAACTTCCTATACTTTCGATGATGCGGCGCATGCTGCCGATCTGTTTCAGCTAAAACAGTTCGGCAATATCTACACCCGCATTATGAACCCCACAACGGATGTGTTCGAGAAAAGGGTGGCGGCCCTGGAAGGAGGGGTAGGAGGTCTGGCCGTGGCATCCGGACAGGCTGCGCAGTTTATCGCTTTGCATAATATCCTGCTGCCGGGTGACAATTTCGTCACCTCATCCTATCTCTACGGCGGCACTTATAACCAGTTTAAAGTAAGTTTCAAGCGGATAGGGGTGGAAGCCCGCTTTGCGGATCTGGATGATCCGGCCAGTTTTGAGGCCCAGATCGATGACCGTACAAAAGCGATCTATGTGGAAACGATCGGCAACCCGGGTTTTGCGATCCCGGACTTTGAAAAGATCGCGGCACTGGCAAAGAAGCATGACCTGCCGCTGGTGGTGGACAATACCTTCGGGGCGGCCGGCTACCTCTTCCGGCCTATCGAACACGGTGCTAATATTGTTGTACAGGCGGCTACCAAATGGATCGGCGGACATGGCAACAGCATCGGTGGTATAATTGTAGATGGCGGAAACTACAACTGGGGCAACGGCAAGTTCAAACAATTCACCGATCCGGATGATGCTTATCACGGCATGAAGTTCTGGGAGGTTTTCGGAGTGGAAAGCCCCTTTGGCAATATCGCCTACATCATTCGTGCCCGGGTGACCGGCCTGCGCAGCTGGGGGCCGTCGCTGGCGCCGCAGAATGCCTTCCTGTTCCTGCAGGGACTGGAAACCCTGTCCCTCCGTGTACAACGAACTGTTGAAAATGCCCTCAGCCTGGCAACATGGCTGCAGCAGCATCCCTCCGTTGAATCCGTTAATTATCCGGGGCTGCCGGGCAATAAATACCATGAGCTGGGCAAGAAATACCTGAAGCATGGCTTTGGTGGAGTACTGTCTTTCAAGATCAAAGGAGGCAAAGACGCGGCCGATAAATTCGTACAATCGTTACAGTTGATATACCATCTGGCGAATGTCGGTGATTCCAAAACACTGATCATCCATCCTGCTACCACTACGCATCAGCAACTGAGTGAGGAAGAACAGCGGGCTGCCGGAGTGGAACCCGGACTGCTGCGTATTTCCCTTGGCATTGAGCATATTGATGACATCAAAGCCGATATGGAGCAGGCCTTCGGAAAGGTATAA
- a CDS encoding amidohydrolase family protein encodes MKQQSVTQAFINCHTHVFTGDHVPPHLGKKMLPGPIGYILTIPLVVNFFRWWYYRVKPLYFGRTARRLRKRYYEAGLWLHRYKAISLLLTLAGIILTIDALLIIIAWGGEFLSYETQFREVTAFFYRWHLLPSSPLLQYGIIILVLLIIPSGRNLVWFVASRTLRLLKVLPGPKTRQYLIRYMSIGRFAFYRKQHNIFHTLTRQYPLRTRFVILPMDMDHMDAGRPRSNYMQQLAELKKLRRNNPDTALPFVFADPRRIAADPGYMQTIRECMEKEHFRGIKTYPALGYYPFDKDLLPLMLYACEHDIPVLNHCIRGVIFYRGEKKKEWNYHPVFSQATDDEKLQLFQKKNVDFSTNFTHPLNYLCLLDEKRLRQLLIHYNDPALFSLFGFRDAGTPLEKDLSRLKICFGHFGGEDEWLRYLESDRDLRNNNLQFHPDRGLNFSEDSALEGIWRYASWFSIIYSLMLQYPNVYADISYILHDARTHPLLKTTLLPQSGIADRVLFGTDFYVVRNQLSDKQIWTNMVAALSPEELTQMAVLNPRRFLFNRIHGEVDQA; translated from the coding sequence ATGAAACAGCAAAGCGTTACGCAGGCCTTCATCAACTGTCACACCCACGTATTCACGGGTGACCATGTTCCGCCCCATCTTGGCAAGAAGATGCTGCCCGGCCCCATTGGTTATATCCTCACCATTCCGCTGGTCGTCAACTTTTTCCGCTGGTGGTATTACCGGGTCAAGCCGCTTTATTTCGGGCGTACGGCCCGGCGTTTAAGGAAGCGGTACTATGAGGCCGGCCTCTGGCTGCACCGGTACAAAGCCATCAGCCTGTTGCTGACGCTCGCGGGGATCATACTTACTATTGATGCGCTGCTGATCATCATAGCCTGGGGAGGCGAGTTCCTTTCCTACGAAACGCAATTCAGGGAGGTAACGGCGTTCTTCTACCGATGGCATTTGCTTCCATCCTCACCCCTTCTCCAATACGGCATTATCATCCTGGTGCTGCTGATCATACCATCCGGCCGCAACCTCGTGTGGTTCGTGGCTTCCCGGACCCTGCGGCTGCTGAAGGTGCTGCCCGGACCCAAGACGCGCCAGTACCTCATCCGGTACATGAGCATCGGCCGGTTCGCTTTCTACCGGAAGCAGCACAATATCTTTCATACCCTCACCCGGCAATATCCCCTGCGCACCCGCTTCGTGATCCTGCCCATGGATATGGACCATATGGATGCCGGCCGGCCACGCAGCAACTACATGCAGCAACTGGCAGAGCTGAAAAAACTCCGCCGCAACAACCCGGATACCGCCCTGCCTTTCGTGTTCGCCGATCCGAGGCGCATCGCCGCAGATCCGGGATATATGCAAACGATCAGGGAATGTATGGAAAAAGAGCATTTCAGGGGCATCAAGACCTACCCGGCACTGGGTTATTATCCATTCGACAAAGACCTGCTGCCGCTGATGCTATACGCCTGTGAACACGATATTCCTGTGCTGAACCATTGCATCCGCGGGGTGATCTTCTATCGCGGTGAAAAGAAAAAAGAATGGAACTACCATCCCGTTTTCTCGCAGGCTACCGATGATGAAAAACTGCAACTGTTCCAGAAAAAGAACGTGGACTTCTCCACGAACTTCACGCATCCGCTCAATTATCTCTGCCTGCTGGACGAGAAACGGCTGCGGCAGTTGCTGATCCACTACAACGACCCGGCGCTCTTTTCCCTGTTCGGTTTCCGGGATGCCGGAACACCGCTGGAGAAGGACCTTTCCCGGTTGAAGATCTGTTTCGGGCATTTTGGCGGAGAAGATGAATGGCTGCGGTACCTGGAAAGCGACCGCGATCTGCGGAACAATAACCTGCAGTTTCACCCGGACAGGGGGTTGAACTTTTCAGAGGATTCTGCGCTGGAAGGGATCTGGCGTTATGCCAGCTGGTTCAGTATCATTTACAGCCTCATGCTCCAATATCCGAATGTGTACGCAGATATCAGTTACATTCTGCATGATGCCCGCACCCATCCCCTGCTGAAGACCACTTTGTTACCGCAAAGCGGCATAGCGGACCGGGTGCTGTTCGGAACGGATTTCTATGTGGTGAGGAACCAGTTGTCGGACAAACAGATATGGACGAATATGGTAGCCGCCCTTTCACCGGAAGAACTGACGCAAATGGCAGTGCTCAATCCACGGCGTTTCCTCTTTAACAGGATACATGGGGAGGTGGATCAGGCGTAA
- a CDS encoding ferritin yields the protein MLSKTIQEALNAQVALEAASSQAYLAMASWADIQPGLPGVSDFFYNQSDEERVHMLKLIKFVNERGGFGIVPHLGQPIITFQSLKRVFEEFLAHEIKVSESINDLVHMALQEKDYATHNFLQWYVSEQIEEERLARTLNEKLELIGGDKSGLYLFDRDIQNIRMQISGGGKGH from the coding sequence ATGCTTAGTAAAACGATCCAAGAAGCACTGAACGCCCAGGTTGCGCTGGAAGCCGCCTCATCGCAGGCCTACCTCGCTATGGCCTCCTGGGCAGACATTCAGCCTGGCCTGCCAGGCGTTTCCGACTTCTTCTATAACCAGTCCGATGAGGAAAGAGTGCACATGCTTAAACTGATCAAGTTCGTGAATGAACGCGGCGGATTTGGTATTGTGCCGCACCTGGGGCAGCCCATCATCACCTTCCAGTCACTCAAGAGAGTATTTGAAGAATTCCTTGCACACGAGATCAAGGTATCGGAAAGCATCAATGATCTTGTGCATATGGCGCTGCAGGAAAAGGATTATGCGACCCATAATTTCCTGCAATGGTATGTTTCCGAACAGATAGAAGAAGAAAGGCTCGCCCGCACGCTCAATGAAAAGCTTGAGCTGATCGGGGGAGACAAGAGTGGTCTTTACCTGTTTGACCGTGATATCCAGAACATTCGCATGCAGATCAGCGGCGGAGGCAAAGGACATTGA